A single region of the Oncorhynchus keta strain PuntledgeMale-10-30-2019 chromosome 4, Oket_V2, whole genome shotgun sequence genome encodes:
- the nkap gene encoding LOW QUALITY PROTEIN: NF-kappa-B-activating protein (The sequence of the model RefSeq protein was modified relative to this genomic sequence to represent the inferred CDS: inserted 1 base in 1 codon): FIDDKKKKRKKSKRKNKKHSDDSEKESDSGVEKCFTLKRVQFNYKGCLSGSEKEESKKFKKKKTMKNRKQSASDSSSDGSEEEDTNGDLWVDRTCIAKHMVGPEAPLTHLSQDDKPLNFGHDLLPGEGAAMAEYVKASKRIPRRGEIGLTSDEIVTFEMSGFVMRGSRHRRMEAVRLRKENQIDSVDEKRAVASFNKEXKRESKILSSFREMVYRKTKGKEDK, encoded by the exons TTCATAGATGATAAGAAGAAGAAAAGGAAGAAATCCAAAAGGAAGAACAAGAAACACTCCGATGACAGCGAGAAAGAGTCGGACTCTGGTGTTGAGAAATGTTTCACCTTGAAAAGGGTTCAATTCAATTATAAAGGCTGCTTGTCTG GAAGTGAAAAAGAAGA GTCAAAGAagttcaagaagaagaagacTATGAAGAACCGCAAGCAGTCAGCGAGCGACTCCAGCAGCGACGGGTCAGAGGAGGAGGACACCAACGGGGATCTGTGGGTGGATAGGACCTGCATTGCCAAACACATGGTGGGCCCAGAGGCCCCACTCACCCACCTGTCCCAGGACGACAAGCCTCT TAATTTTGGTCATGACCTGCTGCCAGGTGAGGGTGCCGCTATGGCAGAATATGTGAAAGCAAGCAAGCGTATCCCAAGAAGAGGTGAAATCGGGTTGACTAGTGACGAAATCGTAACCTTTGAGATGTCTGGCTTCGTGATGAGAGGTAGCAG ACATCGTCGTATGGAGGCTGTGCGTCTGAGAAAGGAAAACCAGATCGACAGTGTGGATGAAAAGAGAGCCGTGGCATCATTCAacaagg gaaagagggagagcaaAATCCTCTCGAGCTTCAGAGAAATGGTGTACAGAAAAACTAAAGGCAAAGAGGACAAATGA
- the ndufa1 gene encoding NADH dehydrogenase [ubiquinone] 1 alpha subcomplex subunit 1, whose translation MTVNYSVMWYEILPGLGVMTVCLILPGVFTAQIHKLTNGGKEKRIARVPYQWYLMERDRRVSGVDLYYKSKGLENIH comes from the exons ATGACCGTGAACTATTCAG TTATGTGGTATGAAATTCTTCCCGGTCTCGGAGTCATGACTGTTTGTCTCATCCTTCCTGGGGTTTTCACTGCACAGATCCACAAACTCACCAACGGGGGGAAG GAAAAGAGAATCGCCCGGGTTCCATATCAGTGGTatctgatggagagagacagacgtgTGTCAGGAGTGGATTTGTATTACAAATCGAAG GGACTTGAGAATATCCACTGA
- the upf3b gene encoding regulator of nonsense transcripts 3B gives MKEDKENTRPIEKIMEIKCEDTEKTEKPKPEKKEAMTKIIIRRLPPSITKEELEDQLQPLPEVDYLEFFSNDSSMYPHVFARAYINFKNQEDIVLFRDRFDGYVFIDNRGQEYPAIVEFAPFQKIAKKRSKKKDAKSGTIDEDADYKKFLEIYNGDDEKFTSTPETLLEEIEAKTKELVAKKTTPLLDFLKNKQRIREEKKEERRRRELERKRQRDEERRKWREEDRRKRKEAEKFKKGDKTSEKDKDQAKEEPKIKLLRKPDRGDDVDVEKPKEKSKKPEKDKMKDDRGPGGSDMKKRQNHESREDRGSRKADEDGHKEGHRDGHKDFRERDIERYRDRERDRERERRQKEKERIRRQDEDRRRRRERHDGENSYRKREDEGKKEKGDRVWEKRKGENAGDSVSHTSSHTDKPKKSEETLREEKAKRDRLRNKDRPAIQLYQPGARNRGARGGGGGESHAGERKSESESKRSQEKGDE, from the exons ATGAAAGAGGACAAGGAAAACACTCGTCCGATTGAGAAAATTATGGAGATAAAATGCGAAGATACTGAAAAAACGGAGAAGCCAAAGCCAGAGAAGAAAGAAGCAATGACGAAG ATCATTATCCGACGTCTGCCTCCTAGCATAACCAAGGAGGAACTGGAGGATCAATTGCAGCCACTTCCAGAAGTGGACTACCTTGAATTTTTCTCCAATGACAGCAG CATGTACCCCCACGTCTTCGCCAGAGCGTACATCAACTTCAAGAATCAGGAAGATATTGTCCTTTTCAGAGACCGGTTTGATGGATATGTGTTCATTGATAATAGAG GGCAGGAGTATCCAGCCATTGTTGAATTTGCTCCTTTTCAAAAGATTGCCAAAAAAAGGAGTAAGAAAAAGGATGCCAAAAGTGGAACAATCGACGAAG ATGCTGACTACAAGAAATTCCTGGAGATTTATAATGGTGATGATGAAAAGTTTACATCCACTCCTGAGACTCTACTGGAGGAAATAGAGGCTAAAACAAAGGAACTAGTGG CTAAGAAAACGACTCCCCTCTTGGACTTCTTGAAGAACAAACAG AGAATCCgtgaggaaaagaaagaggagaggaggagacgagagcTAGAACGGAAGCGCCAGCGGGATGAGGAACGTcggaagtggagggaggaggacaggaggaagcGCAAAGAAGCCGAGAAGTTTAAGAAAGGGGACAAAACTTCAGAGAAAGATAAAGACCAGGCAAAGGAGGAGCCAAAAATCAAG CTCCTGAGAAAACCAGACCGGGGAGATGACGTGGATGTGGAAAAGCCTAAAGAGAAGTCAAAGAAACCTGAGAAGGACAAGATGAAAGACGACAGAGGTCCAGGGGGTTCTGATATGAAGAAGCGCCAAAACCATGAAAGCAGGGAGGATAGGGGATCACGGAA AGCTGATGAAGATGGACACAAAGAGGGACATAGAGATGGACACAAAGACTTCAGAGAGCGAGACATAGAAAGATACAGGGACCGCGAacgagacagggagagggaacgGCGGCAGAAAGAGAAGGAGCGCATCAGACGACAGGATGAGGATCGACGAAGGAGGAGGGAACGGCACGACGGAGAGAACTCATACAGAAAGCGAGAGGACGAAGGGAAAAAGGAGAAAGGAGATCGTGTCTGGGAAAAGAGAAAGGGCGAGAATGCAGGAGACTCTGTAAGCCATACTTCAAGCCATACCGATAAGCCTAAAAAGTCAGAAGAAACCCTGAGGGAGGAGAAAGCTAAAAGAGATCGTTTAAGAAACAAG GATCGGCCTGCCATTCAGCTTTACCAGCCAGGTGCTAGGAACCGGGGAGCtcgaggtggtggaggaggagaatctcatgctggggagagaaagtcagagagtgagagcaagagaTCCCAAGAGAAGGGAGATGAATGA
- the rpl39 gene encoding 60S ribosomal protein L39 yields MSSHKTFRIKRFLAKKQKQNRPIPQWIRMKTGNKIRYNSKRRHWRRTKLGL; encoded by the exons ATG TCGTCCCACAAGACTTTCAGGATCAAACGCTTTCTCGCCAAGAAGCAGAAGCAGAACAGGCCAATTCCACAGTGGATCAGAATGAAGACTGGCAACAAGATCAG GTACAACTCCAAGAGGAGACACTGGAGGAGGACCAAGTTGGGCTTGTAA
- the sowahd gene encoding ankyrin repeat domain-containing protein SOWAHC gives MYNGTSIREPTDNSVTHFQPLQDGGALESGSEQTNNGQDSHVKQSGQANVLDRLSRVGVRAFPASVTTYASARRSRLQRQPEVCDTNSSSSERGSLTPAMRKIYLKDLFLNSSGGFASVRSSKGSGASSREIGEEVVEGWALCPMEHAWMLSVVDGNYETIMDFLSEDSSLLTRKDFVSGFTVLHWLAKSGQDETLIQLLRHAEKERIPVNVNLKGSGGLTPLHVAAMHSRYMVIKILVGAFGANIDAMDYNGRKAWQYLKGNAPEEMKELLGTWDDEHRSLGQQNTNNSATLVPKSELSDEERDDPVYFDRTRMTGSWRGSFKKLLAPFLSFVNKN, from the coding sequence ATGTATAACGGCACCAGCATCAGAGAGCCGACAGACAACTCGGTGACACATTTCCAACCCCTGCAAGACGGAGGCGCATTGGAGTCTGGATCTGAACAAACTAATAATGGGCAAGACTCCCATGTCAAGCAATCTGGACAGGCCAACGTCTTGGACCGCTTGTCTAGAGTTGGTGTGCGGGCATTCCCTGCCAGTGTCACTACTTATGCTTCGGCACGCAGATCAAGACTGCAGAGACAGCCAGAGGTGTGTGACACCAACAGTAGCTCATCCGAGAGAGGCTCGCTCACACCCGCCATGCGTAAAATATACTTGAAGGACTTGTTTTTGAACTCGTCCGGTGGATTTGCAAGTGTTCGATCTTCGAAAGGTTCCGGTGCGTCTTCAAGGGAGATTGGTGAGGAGGTGGTGGAAGGTTGGGCTCTGTGCCCCATGGAGCATGCATGGATGTTGTCTGTTGTAGATGGAAACTATGAAACCATCATGGACTTTCTTTCCGAAGATTCTAGTCTACTAACCAGGAAAGATTTTGTCAGTGGGTTTACAGTGCTACACTGGTTAGCCAAAAGTGGACAGGATGAGACACTAATACAATTGCTAAGGCATGCTGAAAAGGAGAGGATTCCAGTCAACGTGAATTTGAAGGGCAGTGGGGGGCTCACCCCACTCCACGTAGCAGCTATGCACAGTCGATACATGGTCATTAAAATTCTAGTCGGTGCGTTCGGTGCCAATATCGATGCCATGGATTACAATGGAAGGAAAGCTTGGCAATATCTGAAGGGCAACGCTCCTGAGGAGATGAAGGAGCTTCTTGGCACTTGGGATGATGAGCACCGTAGCTTGGGTCAGCAGAACACTAACAACAGTGCCACACTAGTGCCCAAGTCAGAAttgagtgatgaggagagagacgatCCAGTCTACTTTGATCGGACTCGAATGACTGGCAGCTGGCGCGGGTCATTTAAAAAGTTGTTGGCTCCATTCTTGTCATTTGTGAACAAAAATTAA